Within the Amycolatopsis sp. 195334CR genome, the region CGGGCCTGGGGTCCGCCGTTCGCCGGCGACCAGGCCACCTACTTCCTGTCGGTGAACCGCAACAAGCGCTCGCTGGCGCTCGACCTGCGGTCGGAGACCGGCCGCCGCCGCGCCGCCGAACTGGTCCGCCGCGCCGACGTGGTGATCGAGAACTTCCGGCCCGGCACGATGGCCAAGCACGGCCTCTCCCCCGACCACGTCCGCTCGCTCAACCCGCGCGCGGTGTACTGCTCGGTCACCGGCTTCGGTGCCGAGTCGGACCTGCCCGGCTATGACCTGCTCGCGCAGGCGGTCGGCGGGCTGATGAGCGTCACCGGCAGCGGCGAACCGGTCAAGGTGGGCGTCGCGCTGGTCGACGTGCTGACCGGGTTGCACGCGGCGGTCGGCGTGCTGGCCGCGCTGCGCGACCGGGAACGCACCGGTGAGGGCCAGCTCGTCGAGGTGAACCTGCTGAGCACGCTGTTGTCCAGCATGGTCAACCAGAGCGCCGGCTACGCACTGGCCGGGGTGGTGCCGCGGGCGATGGGCAACCGGCACCCGTCCATCGCGCCCTACGCCGTGTTCACCGCCGCCGACCGGCCGTTCGTGCTGGCGGTCGGCAACGACCGGCAGTTCTTCGCGCTGTGCCAGGGAATCGGGCTGCCGGAGGACACGCGGTTCGCCACGAACACCTCGCGGGTCGCGCACGTCGAGGAGCTGACCGAGTTGATCGACGAGCGCCTCGGCACCCGGACCGCCGACGAGTGGTTCAAGATCCTGAGCCCGCTCGGCGTGCCGTGCGGTCCGGTGAACGACGTCGCCGGGGCGTTCGCGCTCGCCGAGGAGCTCGGCCTGCGCCCGCTGGCCGACGGGTTCGTGGCCAATCCGATCGGCCTGTCCCGCACCCCGCCCGGCTACCACCGCCCGCCACCCCGGCTCGGCGAGCACACCGAGGAGCTCGCCGCCTGGCTGGACCGTCCACTATCCACAGGAGACCCCGCATGACCGACCCGTTGCAGCTGCTGGACATCCCGGCGACCCTGCCCGCGGACGAGCGCGACATCCAGGCCACGGTGGCCCGGTTCGCCGAGGACCGGCTGCGGCCGGGCATCCGCGAGTGGTACGAATCCGGGCGGTTCCCGCGTGAGCTGGCACCGGAGTTCGGCAAGCTCGGCGTGCTGGGCATGCACCTGGACGGGTACGGCTGCGCCGGCGCCAGCGCGCTGGCGTACGGACTGGCCTGCCTCGAACTGGAGGCTGCCGACTCCGGGTTCCGCAGTTTTGTCTCGGTGCAGGGTTCGCTGGCGATGTTCTCGATCCACCGCTACGGCTCGGAAGAGCAGAAGGCGGAGTGGCTGCCGCGGATGGCGGCGGGCGAGGCGATCGGCTGCTTCGGGCTCACCGAACCGGACTTCGGCTCCGATCCCGGCGGGATGCGCACGCGCGCGGTCCGCGACGGTTCCGACTGGGTGCTCGACGGCACGAAGATGTGGATCACCAACGGTTCCGTCGCCGACGTGGCCACCGTCTGGGCCCGCACCGAGGAGGGCATCCGGGGTTTTGTGGTGCCGACGGACACGCCGGGCTTCAGCGCGCGGGCGGTCGGGCACAAGCTGTCGTTGCGCGCGTCGATCACCGCCGAACTGGTGCTGGACGGCGTCCGGTTGCCCGGCAGCGCGATGCTGCCCGAGGCGCGCGGGTTGTCGGCGCCGCTGTCGTGCTTGAACGAAGCGCGGTTCGGGATCGTCTTCGGCGCGGTCGGCGCGGCCCGGGATTCGATCGGCTGCGCGCTGGACTACGCGAAGAACCGGACGCAGTTCGGCAAGCCGATCGCCGGGTTCCAGCTGACGCAGCGCAAGCTCGCGGACATGACGGTGTCGGCGGGCAACGCGATGCTGCTCGCGCTGCACCTGGCGCGGTTGAAGGACGCGGGCACGATCCGCGGTGAGCAGATCAGCGTGGGCAAGCTGAACAACGTCCGGGAGGCGATCGCGATCGCCAGGGAGTGCCGCACGATTCTCGGCGGCAGCGGGATCACCACCGAGTATTCGCCGCTGCGGCACGCGAACAACCTGGAGTCCGTGCTGACCTACGAAGGCACGTCCGAGGTGCACACGCTGGTGATCGGGCAGGCGCTGACCGGGATCGCGGCCTACCGCTGACGGCTTTCCCAGGCGAGGACGGCGAGCAGGAGCTCGGCTCGCACACGCGCCGAACCGAGGTCGCGGCCGAGCAGTTCGCCGATCCGGTCGAGCCGGTTGCGCAGGGTGTGCCGGTGCACGCCGATGCTCGCCGCGGCGGCTTCCCACTGGCCGTTGAGTTCGAGGAACGTGCGCAACGAGGTGATCAGGACCGGGTCGAGCTTCGCGATGGTGGCGCCGGCGACGGTGTCGAGCACGGCGCGGCTGGCCGGGGTGGCGAGCAGGGTGGCCCCGGCCAGTTCGGTGAATTCGGCGAGCCCGGCATCCGACGCGGCGGCGAGGCGGGCTTGCGCAAGCGCTTGCGGTAGCTCGGACAGCGGGTGGGGGCTGCTCAATCCGGCTTTGGTCAACTCGGGCAGGGACGCCTGGGTGAAGCCGCCCGGGAGCAGGACCAGCGTTTCGTGCTCGGTTTCCTGCGCGAGCAACGGGAGATCGCGCTCGGCGAGTGCGGCGTCGATGGCGGGAAGGTCGGTTTCCGTGGTGAGCACGCGGATGCCGTGGTTGTCGACGATGTCCGCGAACTGGGGCCGCAGCTGTGGTTCGAGCGTGGGGTCGGACAGCAGCAGGCCGAAGAGCGTGGCACCGAGCCGGTTCCGCTCGC harbors:
- a CDS encoding CoA transferase translates to MTSLSGLLVADFSRVLAAPYATMLLADLGADVIKVEHPDRGDDTRAWGPPFAGDQATYFLSVNRNKRSLALDLRSETGRRRAAELVRRADVVIENFRPGTMAKHGLSPDHVRSLNPRAVYCSVTGFGAESDLPGYDLLAQAVGGLMSVTGSGEPVKVGVALVDVLTGLHAAVGVLAALRDRERTGEGQLVEVNLLSTLLSSMVNQSAGYALAGVVPRAMGNRHPSIAPYAVFTAADRPFVLAVGNDRQFFALCQGIGLPEDTRFATNTSRVAHVEELTELIDERLGTRTADEWFKILSPLGVPCGPVNDVAGAFALAEELGLRPLADGFVANPIGLSRTPPGYHRPPPRLGEHTEELAAWLDRPLSTGDPA
- a CDS encoding acyl-CoA dehydrogenase family protein; amino-acid sequence: MTDPLQLLDIPATLPADERDIQATVARFAEDRLRPGIREWYESGRFPRELAPEFGKLGVLGMHLDGYGCAGASALAYGLACLELEAADSGFRSFVSVQGSLAMFSIHRYGSEEQKAEWLPRMAAGEAIGCFGLTEPDFGSDPGGMRTRAVRDGSDWVLDGTKMWITNGSVADVATVWARTEEGIRGFVVPTDTPGFSARAVGHKLSLRASITAELVLDGVRLPGSAMLPEARGLSAPLSCLNEARFGIVFGAVGAARDSIGCALDYAKNRTQFGKPIAGFQLTQRKLADMTVSAGNAMLLALHLARLKDAGTIRGEQISVGKLNNVREAIAIARECRTILGGSGITTEYSPLRHANNLESVLTYEGTSEVHTLVIGQALTGIAAYR